A region from the Gossypium hirsutum isolate 1008001.06 chromosome A08, Gossypium_hirsutum_v2.1, whole genome shotgun sequence genome encodes:
- the LOC107951125 gene encoding magnesium transporter MRS2-2 isoform X4 produces the protein MAREAYLVPVVEAQVATLKKKTAVTTSWISIDAKGQSVILDVDKYAIMRRVQVHARDLRILDPMLSYPSTILGREKVIVLNLEHIKAIITAEEVLLRDPYDDNVIPIVAELKRRLPQDNLTCQDQGEEEEEHPSARNDMDTEEENEFPFEFRALEVALEAICSFLDARTRELEIDAYPALDELTSKISSRNLDRVRKLKSAMTRLTNRVQKVRDELEQLLDDDDDMTDLYLSRKLAGACSPVSSFSVPSWYPPSPTIGSKISRTSRASAVTVEEDNDVEELEMLLEAYFMQIDSTLNKLTTLREYIDDTEDYINIQLDNHRNQLIQVVILTGLLCTSTFTSIVSYARHKGLIGS, from the exons ATGGCTCGAGAAGCGTATTTGGTTCCTGTCGTGGAGGCGCAAGTAGCCACGCTGAAGAAGAAAACGGCGGTGACAACGAGCTGGATTTCGATAGACGCTAAGGGGCAAAGCGTGATTCTTGACGTCGACAAGTATGCTATAATGCGCCGCGTTCAGGTTCATGCTAGAGACCTTCGTATTCTTGATCCCATGCTATCTTATCCTTCCACCATTTTAGGCAGAGAGAAAGTCATTGTTCTCAATTTAGAg CACATTAAAGCTATAATCACAGCAGAAGAG GTGTTGCTTAGAGATCCATACGATGATAACGTAATACCCATTGTCGCTGAACTTAAAAGGCGATTGCCTCAAGATAACCTCACATGTCAAGAtcaaggagaagaagaagaagaacaccCTAGTGCACGCAATGATATGGATACTGAGGAGGAAAATG AATTTCCATTTGAATTCCGGGCATTAGAAGTTGCATTAGAAGCAATTTGTAGCTTTCTTGATGCACGTACTAGGGAACTAGAGATCGATGCTTATCCAGCTTTAGATGAGCTGACCTCCAAG ATAAGCAGCCGTAACTTGGATCGGGTGCGTAAACTGAAAAGTGCTATGACAAGGCTGACAAACCGCGTTCAAAAG GTAAGGGATGAACTTGAGCAACTTTTAGATGACGATGATGATATGACAGACCTTTATTTATCGAGAAAGTTGGCTGGGGCTTGTTCCCCTGTCAGTAGTTTCAGTGTTCCAAGTTGGTATCCACCCTCACCAACTATAGGTTCAAAGATATCAAGAACCAGTCGGGCAAGCGCAGTAACAGTTGAGGAGGACAATGATGTAGAGGAGCTGGAAATGTTGCTTGAG GCGTACTTTATGCAAATTGATAGTACACTGAACAAACTGACTACG CTGCGTGAATACATTGATGATACAGAGGATTATATCAATATCCAG CTTGACAATCATCGAAATCAGCTAATTCAG GTGGTAATCCTTACTGGATTGCTATGTACGTCGACTTTCACATCAATAGTTTCCTATGCGAGGCACAAGGGTCTTATCGGGTCTTGA
- the LOC107951111 gene encoding E3 ubiquitin protein ligase DRIP2 isoform X3 yields MANQVVKVRREAVAACMTCPLCNKLVKDATTISECLHTFCRKCIYDKIEDEDLECCPICNIDLGSVPLEKLRPDHNLQDVRAKIFPLKGRKAKPPEVLPPITMPTRRKERSLSSLVVNAPKVSTQTTMTGRRTKAVARKAGSLRGSSFSVEKPVKRERDSVEDHKESASSPETLNKFTQNKRQCTSAEPCQQKDKGVENSGESRDGKLDLWKPLDCLAEVANRSKSFKSNLQGCDSKLELEPTYVINPEAQTCRNKHRKENGKTKVEEEKNNAAPATTSGIVNPKKLRRIRQKSGSGFGDSGISLQAVLDAAGPRHEKRIGPVWFSLVASEDQVGEAPLPQIPANFLRIKLRSNLWDNQ; encoded by the exons ATGGCGAATCAAGTAGTCAAAGTGAGGAGAGAAGCGGTTGCGGCATGCATGACTTGCCCCCTTTGCAATAAGCTTGTTAAAGATGCCACCACCATATCCGAATGCCTTCACACGT TTTGCAGAAAGTGCATATATGATAAGATAGAAGATGAAGATTTAGAATGCTGTCCAATATGCAACATTGATTTGGGTTCTGTTCCGCTGGAGAAATTAAG GCCAGACCATAATTTGCAAGATGTGAGGGCCAAAATCTTCCCTCTTAAAGGAAGAAAAGCAAAGCCACCTGAAGTTCTGCCTCCAATTACAATGCCAACTAGAAGAAAGGAGAGATCACTATCTTCATTGGTGGTTAATGCCCCCAAAGTATCAACACAAACTACCATGACCGGAAGGAGAACAAAAGCTGTTGCCAGAAAGGCTGGTTCTTTACGAGGTTCCAGTTTTTCAGTAGAGAAGCCCGTTAAAAGAGAGAGAGACTCTGTGGAGGACCACAAGGAGAGTGCAAGCTCACCTGAAACGCTAAATAAATTCACTCAGAATAAAAGACAG TGTACTTCTGCTGAACCTTGCCAACAGAAGGATAAAGGAGTAGAGAATAGTGGCGAATCACGGGATGGAAAATTGGATCTCTGGAAACCTTTAGATTGTTTGGCAGAGGTTGCAAATAGGTCCAAGTCCTTCAAGTCTAATTTACAAGGCTGTGATTCTAAGTTAGAACTAGAACCTACCTATGTCATCAACCCTGAAGCTCAAACGTGCAGAAACAAGCATAGGAAAGAAAACGGCAAAACAAAAGTTGAGGAAGAAAAGAATAATGCTGCTCCTGCAACAACTTCTGGAATTGTGAACCCTAAAAAGTTACGCAGGATCCGTCAAAAAAGTGGTTCTGGATTCGGGGATTCTGGCATTTCTCTCCAAGCTGTGCTAGATGCTGCTGGTCCAAGGCATGAAAAAAGAATCGGTCCTGTGTGGTTCTCATTAGTGGCCTCTGAAGACCA GGTAGGAGAGGCACCCCTCCCTCAAATTCCTGCAAATTTCCTGAGGATAAA GTTGAGATCAAATTTATGGGACAACCAGTAG
- the LOC107951111 gene encoding E3 ubiquitin protein ligase DRIP2 isoform X2: protein MPPPYPNAFTRFYVVCRKCIYDKIEDEDLECCPICNIDLGSVPLEKLRPDHNLQDVRAKIFPLKGRKAKPPEVLPPITMPTRRKERSLSSLVVNAPKVSTQTTMTGRRTKAVARKAGSLRGSSFSVEKPVKRERDSVEDHKESASSPETLNKFTQNKRQCTSAEPCQQKDKGVENSGESRDGKLDLWKPLDCLAEVANRSKSFKSNLQGCDSKLELEPTYVINPEAQTCRNKHRKENGKTKVEEEKNNAAPATTSGIVNPKKLRRIRQKSGSGFGDSGISLQAVLDAAGPRHEKRIGPVWFSLVASEDQVGEAPLPQIPANFLRIKDGNIPVSFIKKYLMKKLHLADEDEVEIKFMGQPVVPTLQLYNLVHLWLQKASTSQRVPASVGSSAKDFIMVLAYARKAPQQ, encoded by the exons ATGCCACCACCATATCCGAATGCCTTCACACGT TTTTATGTAGTTTGCAGAAAGTGCATATATGATAAGATAGAAGATGAAGATTTAGAATGCTGTCCAATATGCAACATTGATTTGGGTTCTGTTCCGCTGGAGAAATTAAG GCCAGACCATAATTTGCAAGATGTGAGGGCCAAAATCTTCCCTCTTAAAGGAAGAAAAGCAAAGCCACCTGAAGTTCTGCCTCCAATTACAATGCCAACTAGAAGAAAGGAGAGATCACTATCTTCATTGGTGGTTAATGCCCCCAAAGTATCAACACAAACTACCATGACCGGAAGGAGAACAAAAGCTGTTGCCAGAAAGGCTGGTTCTTTACGAGGTTCCAGTTTTTCAGTAGAGAAGCCCGTTAAAAGAGAGAGAGACTCTGTGGAGGACCACAAGGAGAGTGCAAGCTCACCTGAAACGCTAAATAAATTCACTCAGAATAAAAGACAG TGTACTTCTGCTGAACCTTGCCAACAGAAGGATAAAGGAGTAGAGAATAGTGGCGAATCACGGGATGGAAAATTGGATCTCTGGAAACCTTTAGATTGTTTGGCAGAGGTTGCAAATAGGTCCAAGTCCTTCAAGTCTAATTTACAAGGCTGTGATTCTAAGTTAGAACTAGAACCTACCTATGTCATCAACCCTGAAGCTCAAACGTGCAGAAACAAGCATAGGAAAGAAAACGGCAAAACAAAAGTTGAGGAAGAAAAGAATAATGCTGCTCCTGCAACAACTTCTGGAATTGTGAACCCTAAAAAGTTACGCAGGATCCGTCAAAAAAGTGGTTCTGGATTCGGGGATTCTGGCATTTCTCTCCAAGCTGTGCTAGATGCTGCTGGTCCAAGGCATGAAAAAAGAATCGGTCCTGTGTGGTTCTCATTAGTGGCCTCTGAAGACCA GGTAGGAGAGGCACCCCTCCCTCAAATTCCTGCAAATTTCCTGAGGATAAA GGATGGAAACATAcctgtttcttttattaaaaaatacctGATGAAGAAACTGCACCTGGCCGATGAAGATGAG GTTGAGATCAAATTTATGGGACAACCAGTAGTACCCACATTGCAGTTGTACAATTTAGTCCATCTGTGGCTGCAAAAGGCATCAACATCACAGAGAGTTCCAGCATCTGTTGGTTCTTCTGCAAAGGATTTTATCATGGTGTTGGCATATGCTCGAAAAGCCCCACAGCAATA G
- the LOC107951125 gene encoding magnesium transporter MRS2-2 isoform X1 encodes MAREAYLVPVVEAQVATLKKKTAVTTSWISIDAKGQSVILDVDKYAIMRRVQVHARDLRILDPMLSYPSTILGREKVIVLNLEHIKAIITAEEVLLRDPYDDNVIPIVAELKRRLPQDNLTCQDQGEEEEEHPSARNDMDTEEENEFPFEFRALEVALEAICSFLDARTRELEIDAYPALDELTSKLYLCGQISSRNLDRVRKLKSAMTRLTNRVQKVRDELEQLLDDDDDMTDLYLSRKLAGACSPVSSFSVPSWYPPSPTIGSKISRTSRASAVTVEEDNDVEELEMLLEAYFMQIDSTLNKLTTLREYIDDTEDYINIQLDNHRNQLIQLELFVSSGTVCLSIYSLVAAIFGMNIPYTWKEGHEYMFKWVVILTGLLCTSTFTSIVSYARHKGLIGS; translated from the exons ATGGCTCGAGAAGCGTATTTGGTTCCTGTCGTGGAGGCGCAAGTAGCCACGCTGAAGAAGAAAACGGCGGTGACAACGAGCTGGATTTCGATAGACGCTAAGGGGCAAAGCGTGATTCTTGACGTCGACAAGTATGCTATAATGCGCCGCGTTCAGGTTCATGCTAGAGACCTTCGTATTCTTGATCCCATGCTATCTTATCCTTCCACCATTTTAGGCAGAGAGAAAGTCATTGTTCTCAATTTAGAg CACATTAAAGCTATAATCACAGCAGAAGAG GTGTTGCTTAGAGATCCATACGATGATAACGTAATACCCATTGTCGCTGAACTTAAAAGGCGATTGCCTCAAGATAACCTCACATGTCAAGAtcaaggagaagaagaagaagaacaccCTAGTGCACGCAATGATATGGATACTGAGGAGGAAAATG AATTTCCATTTGAATTCCGGGCATTAGAAGTTGCATTAGAAGCAATTTGTAGCTTTCTTGATGCACGTACTAGGGAACTAGAGATCGATGCTTATCCAGCTTTAGATGAGCTGACCTCCAAG TTGTATTTATGTGGTCAGATAAGCAGCCGTAACTTGGATCGGGTGCGTAAACTGAAAAGTGCTATGACAAGGCTGACAAACCGCGTTCAAAAG GTAAGGGATGAACTTGAGCAACTTTTAGATGACGATGATGATATGACAGACCTTTATTTATCGAGAAAGTTGGCTGGGGCTTGTTCCCCTGTCAGTAGTTTCAGTGTTCCAAGTTGGTATCCACCCTCACCAACTATAGGTTCAAAGATATCAAGAACCAGTCGGGCAAGCGCAGTAACAGTTGAGGAGGACAATGATGTAGAGGAGCTGGAAATGTTGCTTGAG GCGTACTTTATGCAAATTGATAGTACACTGAACAAACTGACTACG CTGCGTGAATACATTGATGATACAGAGGATTATATCAATATCCAG CTTGACAATCATCGAAATCAGCTAATTCAG TTAGAGCTCTTCGTAAGTTCCGGGACTGTTTGTTTATCTATATATTCCTTGGTTGCTGCAATCTTTGGAATGAATATTCCTTATACGTGGAAAGAAGGCCATGAATACATGTTTAAATGG GTGGTAATCCTTACTGGATTGCTATGTACGTCGACTTTCACATCAATAGTTTCCTATGCGAGGCACAAGGGTCTTATCGGGTCTTGA
- the LOC107951125 gene encoding magnesium transporter MRS2-2 isoform X3, with product MAREAYLVPVVEAQVATLKKKTAVTTSWISIDAKGQSVILDVDKYAIMRRVQVHARDLRILDPMLSYPSTILGREKVIVLNLEHIKAIITAEEVLLRDPYDDNVIPIVAELKRRLPQDNLTCQDQGEEEEEHPSARNDMDTEEENEFPFEFRALEVALEAICSFLDARTRELEIDAYPALDELTSKLYLCGQISSRNLDRVRKLKSAMTRLTNRVQKVRDELEQLLDDDDDMTDLYLSRKLAGACSPVSSFSVPSWYPPSPTIGSKISRTSRASAVTVEEDNDVEELEMLLEAYFMQIDSTLNKLTTLREYIDDTEDYINIQLDNHRNQLIQVVILTGLLCTSTFTSIVSYARHKGLIGS from the exons ATGGCTCGAGAAGCGTATTTGGTTCCTGTCGTGGAGGCGCAAGTAGCCACGCTGAAGAAGAAAACGGCGGTGACAACGAGCTGGATTTCGATAGACGCTAAGGGGCAAAGCGTGATTCTTGACGTCGACAAGTATGCTATAATGCGCCGCGTTCAGGTTCATGCTAGAGACCTTCGTATTCTTGATCCCATGCTATCTTATCCTTCCACCATTTTAGGCAGAGAGAAAGTCATTGTTCTCAATTTAGAg CACATTAAAGCTATAATCACAGCAGAAGAG GTGTTGCTTAGAGATCCATACGATGATAACGTAATACCCATTGTCGCTGAACTTAAAAGGCGATTGCCTCAAGATAACCTCACATGTCAAGAtcaaggagaagaagaagaagaacaccCTAGTGCACGCAATGATATGGATACTGAGGAGGAAAATG AATTTCCATTTGAATTCCGGGCATTAGAAGTTGCATTAGAAGCAATTTGTAGCTTTCTTGATGCACGTACTAGGGAACTAGAGATCGATGCTTATCCAGCTTTAGATGAGCTGACCTCCAAG TTGTATTTATGTGGTCAGATAAGCAGCCGTAACTTGGATCGGGTGCGTAAACTGAAAAGTGCTATGACAAGGCTGACAAACCGCGTTCAAAAG GTAAGGGATGAACTTGAGCAACTTTTAGATGACGATGATGATATGACAGACCTTTATTTATCGAGAAAGTTGGCTGGGGCTTGTTCCCCTGTCAGTAGTTTCAGTGTTCCAAGTTGGTATCCACCCTCACCAACTATAGGTTCAAAGATATCAAGAACCAGTCGGGCAAGCGCAGTAACAGTTGAGGAGGACAATGATGTAGAGGAGCTGGAAATGTTGCTTGAG GCGTACTTTATGCAAATTGATAGTACACTGAACAAACTGACTACG CTGCGTGAATACATTGATGATACAGAGGATTATATCAATATCCAG CTTGACAATCATCGAAATCAGCTAATTCAG GTGGTAATCCTTACTGGATTGCTATGTACGTCGACTTTCACATCAATAGTTTCCTATGCGAGGCACAAGGGTCTTATCGGGTCTTGA
- the LOC107951111 gene encoding E3 ubiquitin protein ligase DRIP2 isoform X1 → MANQVVKVRREAVAACMTCPLCNKLVKDATTISECLHTFCRKCIYDKIEDEDLECCPICNIDLGSVPLEKLRPDHNLQDVRAKIFPLKGRKAKPPEVLPPITMPTRRKERSLSSLVVNAPKVSTQTTMTGRRTKAVARKAGSLRGSSFSVEKPVKRERDSVEDHKESASSPETLNKFTQNKRQCTSAEPCQQKDKGVENSGESRDGKLDLWKPLDCLAEVANRSKSFKSNLQGCDSKLELEPTYVINPEAQTCRNKHRKENGKTKVEEEKNNAAPATTSGIVNPKKLRRIRQKSGSGFGDSGISLQAVLDAAGPRHEKRIGPVWFSLVASEDQVGEAPLPQIPANFLRIKDGNIPVSFIKKYLMKKLHLADEDEVEIKFMGQPVVPTLQLYNLVHLWLQKASTSQRVPASVGSSAKDFIMVLAYARKAPQQ, encoded by the exons ATGGCGAATCAAGTAGTCAAAGTGAGGAGAGAAGCGGTTGCGGCATGCATGACTTGCCCCCTTTGCAATAAGCTTGTTAAAGATGCCACCACCATATCCGAATGCCTTCACACGT TTTGCAGAAAGTGCATATATGATAAGATAGAAGATGAAGATTTAGAATGCTGTCCAATATGCAACATTGATTTGGGTTCTGTTCCGCTGGAGAAATTAAG GCCAGACCATAATTTGCAAGATGTGAGGGCCAAAATCTTCCCTCTTAAAGGAAGAAAAGCAAAGCCACCTGAAGTTCTGCCTCCAATTACAATGCCAACTAGAAGAAAGGAGAGATCACTATCTTCATTGGTGGTTAATGCCCCCAAAGTATCAACACAAACTACCATGACCGGAAGGAGAACAAAAGCTGTTGCCAGAAAGGCTGGTTCTTTACGAGGTTCCAGTTTTTCAGTAGAGAAGCCCGTTAAAAGAGAGAGAGACTCTGTGGAGGACCACAAGGAGAGTGCAAGCTCACCTGAAACGCTAAATAAATTCACTCAGAATAAAAGACAG TGTACTTCTGCTGAACCTTGCCAACAGAAGGATAAAGGAGTAGAGAATAGTGGCGAATCACGGGATGGAAAATTGGATCTCTGGAAACCTTTAGATTGTTTGGCAGAGGTTGCAAATAGGTCCAAGTCCTTCAAGTCTAATTTACAAGGCTGTGATTCTAAGTTAGAACTAGAACCTACCTATGTCATCAACCCTGAAGCTCAAACGTGCAGAAACAAGCATAGGAAAGAAAACGGCAAAACAAAAGTTGAGGAAGAAAAGAATAATGCTGCTCCTGCAACAACTTCTGGAATTGTGAACCCTAAAAAGTTACGCAGGATCCGTCAAAAAAGTGGTTCTGGATTCGGGGATTCTGGCATTTCTCTCCAAGCTGTGCTAGATGCTGCTGGTCCAAGGCATGAAAAAAGAATCGGTCCTGTGTGGTTCTCATTAGTGGCCTCTGAAGACCA GGTAGGAGAGGCACCCCTCCCTCAAATTCCTGCAAATTTCCTGAGGATAAA GGATGGAAACATAcctgtttcttttattaaaaaatacctGATGAAGAAACTGCACCTGGCCGATGAAGATGAG GTTGAGATCAAATTTATGGGACAACCAGTAGTACCCACATTGCAGTTGTACAATTTAGTCCATCTGTGGCTGCAAAAGGCATCAACATCACAGAGAGTTCCAGCATCTGTTGGTTCTTCTGCAAAGGATTTTATCATGGTGTTGGCATATGCTCGAAAAGCCCCACAGCAATA G
- the LOC107951125 gene encoding magnesium transporter MRS2-2 isoform X2 yields the protein MAREAYLVPVVEAQVATLKKKTAVTTSWISIDAKGQSVILDVDKYAIMRRVQVHARDLRILDPMLSYPSTILGREKVIVLNLEHIKAIITAEEVLLRDPYDDNVIPIVAELKRRLPQDNLTCQDQGEEEEEHPSARNDMDTEEENEFPFEFRALEVALEAICSFLDARTRELEIDAYPALDELTSKISSRNLDRVRKLKSAMTRLTNRVQKVRDELEQLLDDDDDMTDLYLSRKLAGACSPVSSFSVPSWYPPSPTIGSKISRTSRASAVTVEEDNDVEELEMLLEAYFMQIDSTLNKLTTLREYIDDTEDYINIQLDNHRNQLIQLELFVSSGTVCLSIYSLVAAIFGMNIPYTWKEGHEYMFKWVVILTGLLCTSTFTSIVSYARHKGLIGS from the exons ATGGCTCGAGAAGCGTATTTGGTTCCTGTCGTGGAGGCGCAAGTAGCCACGCTGAAGAAGAAAACGGCGGTGACAACGAGCTGGATTTCGATAGACGCTAAGGGGCAAAGCGTGATTCTTGACGTCGACAAGTATGCTATAATGCGCCGCGTTCAGGTTCATGCTAGAGACCTTCGTATTCTTGATCCCATGCTATCTTATCCTTCCACCATTTTAGGCAGAGAGAAAGTCATTGTTCTCAATTTAGAg CACATTAAAGCTATAATCACAGCAGAAGAG GTGTTGCTTAGAGATCCATACGATGATAACGTAATACCCATTGTCGCTGAACTTAAAAGGCGATTGCCTCAAGATAACCTCACATGTCAAGAtcaaggagaagaagaagaagaacaccCTAGTGCACGCAATGATATGGATACTGAGGAGGAAAATG AATTTCCATTTGAATTCCGGGCATTAGAAGTTGCATTAGAAGCAATTTGTAGCTTTCTTGATGCACGTACTAGGGAACTAGAGATCGATGCTTATCCAGCTTTAGATGAGCTGACCTCCAAG ATAAGCAGCCGTAACTTGGATCGGGTGCGTAAACTGAAAAGTGCTATGACAAGGCTGACAAACCGCGTTCAAAAG GTAAGGGATGAACTTGAGCAACTTTTAGATGACGATGATGATATGACAGACCTTTATTTATCGAGAAAGTTGGCTGGGGCTTGTTCCCCTGTCAGTAGTTTCAGTGTTCCAAGTTGGTATCCACCCTCACCAACTATAGGTTCAAAGATATCAAGAACCAGTCGGGCAAGCGCAGTAACAGTTGAGGAGGACAATGATGTAGAGGAGCTGGAAATGTTGCTTGAG GCGTACTTTATGCAAATTGATAGTACACTGAACAAACTGACTACG CTGCGTGAATACATTGATGATACAGAGGATTATATCAATATCCAG CTTGACAATCATCGAAATCAGCTAATTCAG TTAGAGCTCTTCGTAAGTTCCGGGACTGTTTGTTTATCTATATATTCCTTGGTTGCTGCAATCTTTGGAATGAATATTCCTTATACGTGGAAAGAAGGCCATGAATACATGTTTAAATGG GTGGTAATCCTTACTGGATTGCTATGTACGTCGACTTTCACATCAATAGTTTCCTATGCGAGGCACAAGGGTCTTATCGGGTCTTGA